From the genome of Candidatus Zixiibacteriota bacterium:
GCGTTGAGGCCGGACGGTTTGCTTTTTCAGGACGGCCAGCCATTCGACGAAGCCATTTCCGGCATTAAGCGTGGGTACGACGAGTGCTGTCGCCATCGAGTCAGTGATCGGATTGTCGTCGCTATGTTGCGAACCCGAGGGGTCCATACCTGACGGGAAGGCCATGGTTTTGAGTATATTACTGAAAGAAGCCGCTGTCAAGGTCTGCCCCGTTGCATCGTTGGCCACGTTTGGCTGGTTGTGTCCCTTATTCATTGGCTATCGGCTGTTTGACCGCTCTGCTTGAGTTCGTCTCTGAGCCCGCACGGTTTTTGAGTGTTAACGGTCGAGATGTACCGATCCGGGTATTAAGATTGCCGGACAACCGACCAGCTGAGGTTTCGTGACCTTCCGAAGAGATCATTTGCCTAAAGATATCTCGCACAAACAGACAAGTGACGAAGAAAAGCAGCGTCAAGCATCCCACCAGTAGAGTGGTAAACGTGCGTCGTGGTCCCGACTTCACGGTGGGTCTGGATGGTTCATCAAGTATGCGGACAATGGGAATGTCTTTCTGTACTTCCAGGCGAGCCAGTTCGAGTTGTTGGGTGAGCAGCAGGTAAGTCTTGGCGCGCACCTCTACTTCGCGTTTGAAACGGGCCAGTTCGGTCTGTAGTTGGGGATCGCTGGAGGAGTTCCAGTTGCGATTCACTTGCATAAACTGTTGGAGACTATCTTCTGCTTGAGTCAGTTCCCGGCCGCGGGCTTTCTGTTGCCGAACCAAGTAAGCTTCGTTCTCCCGCGCCTGGGAACGTCGCTTGAATCTGAGATATGTTTCGAGTTGCGTTAGGTTCTCGCGCAGTACAGCCTGAGATAGG
Proteins encoded in this window:
- a CDS encoding Wzz/FepE/Etk N-terminal domain-containing protein, giving the protein MDHAANAGDRETNRGHHRSNDQPFQGDIEINPMAFLRQLKRQRLLIAAVVLGAMTITAVVMVLTPNRYRSHASILPSGGRDQLSGLMEMAGQFGVGAMGAADENSSSLYPSILRSDLVRDGVWQRKYQIEDGRDSRSIRLDDYFETEDPSELRAALSRITSISEDKKLGIINLSVETTYPDLSQAVLRENLTQLETYLRFKRRSQARENEAYLVRQQKARGRELTQAEDSLQQFMQVNRNWNSSSDPQLQTELARFKREVEVRAKTYLLLTQQLELARLEVQKDIPIVRILDEPSRPTVKSGPRRTFTTLLVGCLTLLFFVTCLFVRDIFRQMISSEGHETSAGRLSGNLNTRIGTSRPLTLKNRAGSETNSSRAVKQPIANE